A stretch of the Synechocystis sp. PCC 7338 genome encodes the following:
- the pap gene encoding polyphosphate:AMP phosphotransferase, translated as MLDALDLSLKLDKESYKEQLEDLMRQLRNLQQSCWEEKTPVIIVLEGWAAAGKGTLLKKIVNYMDPRGFSVNPIFAANEQERMYPFLWRFWQKLPPKGSLGFFYHSWYTNCLEERLFGRLPASQVHLVMRDINAFERQLVEDGAAIAKFWVHISQKELKKRLKKYEADELEMWRVRPEDWQQEKRYQEYSALVEEMLTYTSTGYGPWTLVEGDCERWSRVKVLSQLVAVIVQALDQKRARVNAKIAPSPPQKELLPTEPNFLAKVDLSLQLSKDDYRQRLRDSQIELRKLQAKIYQEKVPVIALFEGWDAAGKGGAIKRLTDTLDPRSYQVNTFAAPTEEEAQFHYLWRFWRRIPPGGKFGIFDRSWYGRVMVERVEGFAREKEWLRAYREINEFEAELTAEGYVVVKFFLHISPEEQLARFEERQNNPFKQYKLTDEDWRNREKWPLYDVAVNQMMARTNTPAAPWTVVPANDKYFARVQVIQTVVEAVKMELKRRGKD; from the coding sequence ATGTTAGATGCCCTCGACCTTTCCCTCAAGCTGGATAAAGAGAGTTATAAAGAACAACTAGAGGATTTGATGCGGCAGTTGCGGAATCTGCAACAGTCCTGTTGGGAAGAAAAAACTCCAGTCATCATTGTCTTAGAGGGTTGGGCCGCCGCCGGTAAAGGCACATTGCTCAAGAAAATTGTTAACTACATGGATCCGAGGGGATTTTCCGTCAATCCCATTTTTGCGGCCAATGAACAGGAAAGAATGTACCCTTTTCTTTGGCGTTTTTGGCAAAAGCTTCCCCCCAAGGGGAGTTTGGGCTTTTTCTACCATAGTTGGTACACCAATTGTCTTGAGGAAAGATTATTTGGTCGGCTCCCCGCCTCCCAGGTGCATTTAGTGATGCGGGACATTAACGCCTTTGAGCGCCAGTTGGTGGAAGACGGAGCGGCGATCGCCAAATTTTGGGTACATATCAGCCAAAAAGAATTAAAAAAACGCCTGAAAAAATACGAAGCCGACGAGCTGGAAATGTGGCGGGTGCGGCCGGAGGATTGGCAACAGGAAAAACGCTACCAGGAATACTCCGCCCTAGTGGAAGAAATGCTCACTTACACCAGCACTGGCTACGGCCCCTGGACCCTGGTGGAGGGGGACTGTGAACGGTGGTCAAGGGTAAAGGTACTGTCCCAACTGGTGGCGGTAATTGTCCAAGCCCTAGACCAAAAGCGGGCCAGGGTCAACGCTAAAATTGCCCCCAGCCCCCCCCAAAAGGAATTGCTTCCCACTGAGCCCAATTTCCTGGCCAAAGTGGACTTGAGCCTGCAACTAAGCAAGGACGACTATCGGCAACGGTTGCGGGATAGCCAGATTGAACTACGTAAATTACAGGCCAAGATTTACCAAGAAAAAGTCCCCGTAATTGCCCTATTTGAAGGTTGGGATGCCGCTGGTAAGGGAGGGGCCATCAAACGTTTAACCGACACCCTCGATCCCCGTAGTTACCAAGTCAACACCTTTGCCGCTCCCACGGAGGAAGAAGCCCAATTCCATTACCTCTGGCGTTTTTGGCGCCGCATTCCCCCCGGCGGGAAATTTGGTATCTTTGACCGTAGTTGGTACGGTCGGGTGATGGTGGAGCGGGTGGAAGGGTTTGCCCGGGAGAAGGAATGGTTACGGGCTTACCGGGAAATCAATGAATTTGAAGCGGAATTAACGGCAGAAGGCTATGTGGTGGTGAAATTTTTCCTCCATATCAGCCCTGAAGAACAATTAGCCCGGTTTGAAGAACGGCAAAACAATCCCTTCAAGCAATATAAGCTCACCGATGAAGACTGGCGCAATCGGGAGAAATGGCCCCTCTACGACGTTGCTGTGAACCAGATGATGGCCCGCACCAATACCCCCGCCGCTCCCTGGACAGTGGTGCCCGCCAACGATAAATATTTCGCTCGGGTGCAGGTGATTCAAACGGTGGTGGAAGCGGTGAAAATGGAACTCAAACGCCGGGGCAAGGACTAA
- the bioB gene encoding biotin synthase BioB: MVLASSHPSSSLTRHGTLQTWLTGLSQRIIDGDCLTREEALQLAAIEGEENILLLCEAANDIRQACCGNVVDLCSIINVKSGNCSENCGFCSQSSHHPDPNSPIYGLKTEAEILEQARAAAAAGAKRFCLVSQGRGPKYHSPKDKEFEQILATVRQIIQETNIKPCCALGEVTPEQAQQLKEAGVTRYNHNLEASATYYDKIVTTHTWQDRVDTVKNLKAAGIQACTGGILGMGETWEDRIDLALALRELEVESVPLNLLNPRPGTPLGEQQKLSPYDALKAIAIFRFILPQQIIRYAGGREAVMGELQDLGLKAGINAMLVGHYLTTLGQPPEQDQQLLASLGLEGGEAPIPGEYQS, from the coding sequence GTGGTTCTAGCCTCTTCCCACCCCTCCTCCTCCCTTACTCGCCATGGGACTCTGCAAACCTGGTTAACAGGCCTCAGTCAGCGCATTATTGACGGCGATTGCCTAACACGGGAAGAAGCATTGCAGTTGGCGGCGATCGAAGGGGAAGAAAATATTCTCCTGCTCTGCGAGGCGGCCAATGACATTCGTCAAGCCTGCTGTGGCAATGTGGTAGACCTGTGTAGCATCATCAACGTTAAATCCGGTAACTGCTCGGAAAACTGTGGCTTTTGTTCCCAGTCTAGTCACCATCCCGACCCCAACTCTCCCATCTACGGTCTGAAAACCGAGGCGGAAATCTTGGAACAGGCCAGGGCGGCGGCGGCGGCGGGGGCCAAACGCTTTTGCTTAGTTAGTCAGGGTCGGGGGCCTAAATACCATAGCCCCAAGGATAAAGAATTTGAGCAAATTCTGGCCACGGTGCGGCAAATTATCCAGGAAACCAACATTAAGCCCTGTTGCGCGTTGGGGGAAGTGACCCCGGAACAGGCCCAGCAATTGAAGGAAGCTGGAGTGACTCGCTATAACCATAATCTGGAGGCATCCGCCACCTATTACGACAAAATTGTTACCACCCACACCTGGCAAGACCGGGTCGATACGGTGAAAAATCTCAAAGCGGCCGGCATTCAAGCTTGTACTGGCGGCATTTTGGGCATGGGGGAAACCTGGGAAGACCGCATTGACCTAGCTTTGGCTCTGCGGGAATTGGAAGTGGAATCCGTGCCCCTGAATCTACTCAACCCCCGCCCTGGCACTCCTTTGGGGGAACAACAAAAGTTAAGTCCCTACGATGCCCTCAAGGCGATCGCCATTTTCCGGTTTATTTTGCCCCAACAAATTATTCGTTATGCCGGGGGCCGGGAAGCGGTAATGGGAGAATTACAGGATTTAGGTCTAAAGGCAGGCATTAACGCTATGCTAGTGGGCCATTATTTAACTACCCTGGGTCAACCCCCCGAACAGGATCAACAATTATTGGCATCTCTTGGCCTCGAAGGGGGAGAGGCCCCTATCCCCGGTGAATACCAATCCTGA
- a CDS encoding biotin transporter BioY: MNTNPESDLDLVTEEIELPKPSLLAEVLLAIAGLLLTVFCTFVQVFATNPPWQWWEEGIYSNPLGTTYQVGAVLLAACLGGARAGAIAQLGYITLGLAWLPIFAHGGGWDYWQQPTFGYLLGFIPGAWLCGWLAYRSPTKIESLALSCLAGLGVIHGAGMVYLVLMALLKLGNPPILPLSALPQALITFSLMALPGQIILVCLTAVLAYFLRRILFY; this comes from the coding sequence GTGAATACCAATCCTGAATCTGACCTGGACCTCGTGACGGAGGAGATTGAACTCCCCAAGCCTTCCCTGCTGGCAGAAGTCCTGTTGGCGATCGCCGGACTGCTGTTGACTGTTTTTTGTACTTTTGTGCAGGTATTTGCCACCAATCCCCCTTGGCAATGGTGGGAGGAAGGCATTTATTCCAATCCTTTGGGCACAACTTACCAGGTGGGGGCCGTATTGCTCGCCGCCTGTCTGGGAGGAGCTAGGGCCGGGGCGATCGCCCAGTTGGGCTACATTACCCTTGGGCTAGCCTGGTTGCCCATTTTTGCCCATGGGGGGGGCTGGGATTATTGGCAACAACCCACCTTTGGCTATCTGTTGGGCTTTATTCCTGGAGCTTGGCTCTGTGGTTGGTTAGCCTACCGTTCCCCCACCAAAATTGAAAGCCTAGCCCTCAGTTGCTTAGCGGGTTTGGGCGTCATCCACGGTGCCGGTATGGTTTATCTGGTGCTGATGGCTTTACTAAAACTGGGTAATCCCCCCATTTTGCCCTTGTCAGCCTTGCCCCAGGCCCTGATCACCTTTTCCCTCATGGCCCTGCCCGGCCAGATTATCCTGGTCTGTTTAACCGCCGTGTTGGCTTACTTTTTGCGGAGAATTTTATTTTATTGA
- the lspA gene encoding signal peptidase II yields the protein MARSFSFAKNSLFWQVAIAGIILDQISKLWVSQAIDPVGTTWPLWSGVFHFTYVLNTGAAFSAFRGGAGWLKWLSLAVSVGLIIFAGKVSLRKLEQLGYGCILAGAVGNGIDRFLFGHVIDFVDFRLINFPIFNLADVSINIGIAALLWASFFPVSSRKTE from the coding sequence ATGGCCCGGTCTTTTTCCTTCGCTAAAAATTCCCTCTTCTGGCAAGTGGCGATCGCCGGCATTATCCTGGATCAGATCAGTAAACTTTGGGTGAGTCAGGCCATAGACCCCGTGGGCACCACTTGGCCTCTGTGGTCTGGGGTGTTCCATTTCACCTATGTGCTCAATACCGGGGCGGCGTTCAGTGCTTTTCGCGGCGGCGCTGGCTGGTTAAAATGGCTTTCCCTCGCAGTAAGCGTCGGCTTAATTATCTTTGCCGGCAAAGTTTCCCTCCGCAAGTTAGAACAATTAGGCTATGGTTGCATCCTGGCGGGGGCAGTGGGTAATGGCATCGACCGTTTTCTTTTCGGCCATGTGATCGACTTTGTGGATTTTCGCCTGATTAATTTCCCCATTTTCAACCTGGCCGATGTTTCCATTAACATTGGCATTGCCGCCCTGCTCTGGGCCAGTTTTTTCCCAGTTTCCTCTCGTAAGACGGAGTAA
- a CDS encoding IS701 family transposase: protein MTKTREAKKTVQCVDTYSELYKDIFPEVRSYESFKYIIVGILSDIKRKSLPAIASSLGLKNEQGLLHFMTDSPWELKELEKRRLNIILEVLEGREIIVIIDETGDPKKGKTTDYVKRQYIGNLGKIESGIVSVNAYGYCNGVTFPLESKVFKPKERLKEGDKYKTKPELAVEIIKELEESGFKIKRVVSDSLYGESHSNFISAVEELKIEYAVGIRSNHGVWLPKEAKVRANKWRRFEHIRWDGKQEDRYIREIVYGKKNAIRYWEIKTETEKEEEKAGWFVMTRIPDIKYKEVGRIYGVRSWIEYGFKQCKSELGWADFRVTHYEQIQKWWELVMCAYCMICFYDENFNPTLNSTSKYHQKHEKWDKEEGWKKWLNNLRLVISVFNAINLIKKRLKVFPFAHVLDELTKLYNKVDKLDRLKYLLNSWNTFYSSSA from the coding sequence ATGACAAAGACAAGAGAGGCGAAAAAGACAGTACAGTGTGTAGACACATATAGTGAACTGTATAAAGATATATTTCCAGAAGTGAGGTCTTATGAGTCATTTAAATATATCATTGTGGGAATATTAAGTGATATAAAAAGAAAGAGTTTACCTGCAATAGCATCATCACTAGGATTGAAAAATGAACAGGGATTACTGCATTTCATGACAGATTCTCCTTGGGAATTAAAAGAATTAGAAAAAAGAAGATTAAATATTATCTTAGAAGTTTTAGAAGGAAGAGAAATAATAGTAATAATAGATGAAACAGGAGACCCCAAAAAAGGGAAAACAACAGATTATGTAAAAAGACAATATATTGGAAATTTAGGAAAAATAGAAAGCGGTATAGTGTCAGTAAATGCCTATGGTTACTGCAATGGAGTAACGTTTCCTCTAGAATCAAAAGTATTTAAACCAAAAGAAAGATTAAAAGAGGGAGATAAGTATAAAACAAAGCCGGAATTAGCAGTAGAGATAATAAAAGAACTAGAAGAAAGTGGTTTTAAAATAAAAAGAGTAGTGTCAGATAGCTTATATGGAGAAAGCCATAGCAATTTTATCAGTGCCGTAGAGGAATTAAAAATAGAATATGCAGTGGGAATCCGGAGCAATCATGGGGTCTGGCTTCCAAAGGAAGCTAAAGTAAGGGCAAATAAGTGGAGGAGGTTTGAACATATAAGATGGGATGGAAAACAGGAAGATAGGTATATCAGAGAAATAGTTTATGGCAAAAAAAACGCAATAAGATATTGGGAAATTAAAACAGAAACAGAAAAAGAGGAGGAAAAAGCAGGATGGTTTGTAATGACTCGAATACCAGATATTAAATATAAAGAAGTTGGCAGAATATATGGGGTAAGGTCATGGATAGAATATGGATTTAAGCAATGCAAAAGTGAATTAGGATGGGCAGATTTTAGGGTAACTCATTATGAGCAAATTCAAAAATGGTGGGAATTAGTGATGTGTGCATATTGTATGATTTGTTTTTATGATGAGAATTTTAATCCGACTCTAAATTCAACGTCAAAGTATCATCAAAAGCATGAAAAATGGGATAAAGAAGAAGGGTGGAAAAAATGGCTAAACAACCTACGATTAGTGATCTCTGTATTTAATGCAATAAATCTTATCAAAAAGCGGTTAAAAGTATTTCCATTTGCCCATGTTTTGGATGAGTTAACTAAACTTTACAACAAGGTTGATAAGCTAGATCGATTAAAGTATTTGCTAAATTCATGGAATACATTCTATTCTTCTTCTGCCTAG
- a CDS encoding IS630 family transposase → MYREIEEEARKAFEDEIKQYAAEKLIYMDQAGLDDTLDYPYGYCHKSERLKASKLGHRTKRVSIISCWWNGTTIAPMIFEGYCNAQVVCTWIEEMLLPELIPGQILIMDNASFHPKERIKALVAKAGCEVIFLPPYSPDLNKIEKFWARLKRYVSQLVSNGESLISALDIALREMS, encoded by the coding sequence ATTTACAGGGAAATAGAAGAGGAAGCGAGAAAGGCATTTGAAGATGAAATCAAGCAATATGCGGCAGAAAAACTGATTTATATGGATCAAGCCGGTCTAGATGACACTCTAGACTACCCCTATGGGTACTGTCATAAATCAGAGAGATTAAAGGCGAGCAAATTAGGACATAGAACCAAGAGAGTCAGCATAATAAGTTGTTGGTGGAATGGAACAACAATAGCTCCAATGATATTTGAAGGATACTGTAACGCTCAAGTAGTATGCACGTGGATAGAAGAAATGTTATTACCAGAGTTAATACCAGGTCAGATACTAATCATGGATAATGCAAGCTTTCATCCGAAAGAAAGAATAAAGGCATTGGTAGCAAAAGCTGGGTGTGAGGTTATATTTTTACCACCATATTCACCAGACTTGAACAAAATTGAGAAGTTCTGGGCGAGACTAAAACGTTATGTTTCCCAACTTGTTAGTAATGGAGAATCGCTGATTTCTGCATTGGATATAGCGTTGAGAGAAATGTCCTAA
- a CDS encoding IS630 transposase-related protein: protein MERVRKKAMPAPYSVDLREKAVSAVEKGEKKSHVCRTLNISRNTLDLWIKKKKETGSVAAKRDYERGPRPKIDDLDKFREFAEENGHLTQKQMAEKWPEPVSRIRISKALKKIGFTRKKNLYLQGNRRGSEKGI, encoded by the coding sequence ATGGAAAGAGTTAGGAAAAAAGCGATGCCAGCCCCCTACAGTGTAGATCTAAGAGAGAAAGCGGTAAGTGCAGTAGAAAAAGGAGAGAAGAAAAGCCATGTCTGCCGAACACTGAACATTAGTCGCAACACCTTAGACCTATGGATAAAAAAGAAGAAAGAAACAGGAAGTGTGGCCGCGAAGAGAGATTATGAGCGTGGTCCACGACCGAAAATAGATGATTTGGATAAATTCAGAGAATTTGCAGAGGAGAACGGTCATTTAACGCAAAAACAAATGGCAGAAAAATGGCCAGAGCCTGTAAGTAGAATAAGAATAAGTAAGGCTCTAAAGAAAATAGGGTTTACTAGAAAAAAAAACTTATATTTACAGGGAAATAGAAGAGGAAGCGAGAAAGGCATTTGA
- a CDS encoding DUF6883 domain-containing protein encodes MKLPNPERADYHKKIYTYCLNFNHDRGKDKAHLFQKKLGTILDNADILVKALEKAIAKIAKIRT; translated from the coding sequence ATGAAATTACCCAATCCTGAACGGGCAGATTATCACAAAAAAATCTACACCTATTGTTTAAACTTCAACCACGACAGAGGTAAAGACAAAGCTCATTTATTTCAAAAAAAACTTGGCACAATCCTCGATAATGCCGATATTCTAGTCAAAGCTCTTGAAAAAGCTATAGCAAAGATTGCTAAGATTAGGACATAA
- a CDS encoding cysteine desulfurase family protein, which yields MIYLDYHATTPVDPRVTEKVVEFMTTQFGNASSVDHAVGDRARRAVDQGKQQIADLIHCRPQEIIFTSGATESVNLAIQGTVLALEKQQKIPRIAISAVEHKAVLDTCQILQKQGHIELLILTVDAQANLNINEIEEVCRQGLDLLCIMAANNEVGTIYPIEKIAAIAKRHAVPFFCDASQAIGKIPINFQDWDITMLALSGHKLYAPQGVGALIRKTNHSLEPLFLGGGQQQGLRPGTFNLPGIVGLGEACRLRGLEMEEDETEIARKRDNLQTRLQEAIPEMIVNGNQSQRLAGNLHIAIPDIPNSTIIARIREQIAISTGSACSSGTIVPSHVLRAMNLPPDLIDGALRIGIGKFITDAEIEQAADILIQMIQTVRSSLQSS from the coding sequence ATGATTTACCTCGATTACCATGCCACAACCCCCGTTGACCCAAGGGTTACCGAAAAGGTTGTGGAATTTATGACAACGCAATTTGGTAATGCCAGCAGTGTTGACCATGCCGTCGGCGATCGTGCCCGTAGGGCTGTTGACCAGGGTAAACAGCAAATTGCAGATTTAATTCACTGTCGTCCCCAGGAAATTATTTTCACCTCCGGCGCAACCGAAAGTGTTAACCTCGCTATCCAAGGCACAGTTTTGGCCCTAGAAAAGCAACAAAAAATTCCCCGCATAGCTATCTCTGCCGTTGAACATAAAGCTGTTCTCGATACCTGTCAAATTCTTCAAAAACAAGGGCACATCGAATTGCTCATCCTAACCGTTGATGCCCAAGCAAACCTAAATATCAATGAAATTGAAGAAGTCTGCCGTCAAGGATTAGACTTGCTCTGCATCATGGCCGCCAATAACGAAGTCGGAACCATTTATCCCATTGAAAAAATTGCGGCAATCGCCAAGCGTCATGCCGTCCCTTTCTTTTGTGACGCATCCCAAGCGATCGGTAAAATTCCAATTAATTTTCAGGATTGGGACATCACCATGCTGGCTCTATCTGGTCATAAACTTTATGCTCCCCAAGGTGTTGGCGCACTGATCCGCAAAACCAATCATTCTCTTGAACCCCTGTTTTTAGGTGGTGGGCAACAACAAGGACTGCGCCCTGGCACGTTCAATCTCCCCGGCATTGTTGGACTTGGAGAAGCCTGTCGTTTACGTGGATTGGAAATGGAGGAAGATGAAACGGAGATCGCCAGAAAAAGAGACAATCTTCAAACCAGACTCCAAGAAGCTATCCCTGAGATGATTGTTAACGGCAATCAGTCTCAGCGTTTAGCAGGCAACTTACACATCGCCATACCTGATATTCCCAACAGTACTATTATTGCTCGAATCCGGGAGCAAATAGCCATATCCACCGGCTCAGCCTGCTCTAGCGGCACCATTGTGCCCTCCCATGTGTTGAGAGCGATGAATCTCCCTCCTGACCTAATTGATGGAGCCTTACGGATTGGCATAGGGAAATTTATAACCGATGCAGAAATTGAACAAGCAGCAGATATTTTGATTCAAATGATTCAAACAGTGAGATCGAGCCTTCAATCGTCATGA
- a CDS encoding phospholipase D family protein, translated as MYQDLGNNILSRTDNTKIELVLVAPFIKQSVLSQILDKTSENIDLIIVTRWIPEEILGGVSDIEIWNLINDRERSQLFLCQYLHAKYYRFDDLCLLGSANLTNRGLGFNKQSNLELLICCSFTDKSLQDFEENLISQSFLVTQDIYETYKNMIENIDIKIELNSPSNFSIFEVNPNWIPLLRNPQELYLAYSDQWERLTTTGKELAKQELEYLSFTQGLSEKNFNLYIALALKQTPIIQYIDKHLDKPRRFGEMKNIIDHFLTEMNLSLDSSHTWQTLMRWLLYFLPDCYSYKVFNYSEVFYRCKK; from the coding sequence ATGTATCAAGACCTAGGTAATAATATTCTGTCCCGTACAGACAATACTAAAATTGAATTGGTATTAGTTGCTCCCTTTATCAAACAAAGTGTATTGTCTCAAATTTTAGATAAAACTTCAGAAAACATTGATTTGATAATTGTCACCCGATGGATTCCTGAAGAAATTCTTGGAGGTGTTAGTGACATAGAAATTTGGAATCTAATTAATGATCGTGAAAGATCTCAGTTGTTTTTATGTCAATATTTACACGCAAAATATTATCGTTTTGATGACTTGTGTTTACTTGGTTCGGCAAATTTAACAAATCGAGGCTTGGGATTTAACAAACAATCTAATTTAGAATTACTTATTTGTTGCTCATTTACCGATAAGTCTCTTCAAGATTTTGAAGAAAATCTTATCTCTCAAAGTTTTTTGGTCACGCAAGATATTTATGAAACCTATAAAAATATGATAGAGAATATTGATATTAAGATTGAACTTAATTCTCCGTCCAATTTCTCCATATTTGAAGTCAATCCTAATTGGATTCCATTATTGAGAAATCCGCAAGAACTTTACCTTGCTTACTCTGATCAATGGGAACGGTTGACCACAACAGGCAAAGAACTGGCAAAACAAGAACTAGAATATCTTTCTTTTACCCAAGGATTATCAGAGAAAAATTTTAACTTATATATCGCTTTAGCTTTAAAACAAACACCGATTATCCAGTACATAGACAAACATTTAGATAAGCCTCGCAGATTTGGGGAAATGAAGAATATTATTGATCACTTTTTAACTGAAATGAATCTTAGCTTAGACTCTTCTCATACATGGCAAACTTTAATGCGATGGTTATTATATTTTTTACCGGATTGCTACTCTTATAAGGTCTTTAACTACTCGGAAGTTTTTTATCGCTGTAAAAAATGA
- a CDS encoding ATP-binding protein, translating into MTQKTHEIVPAHLAVTAMRDNGYKNAAYAIAELMDNAIQAGATQVELLCGEVKNKTGQRATNQIHQIGVLDNGSGMSADVLRLALQFGNGTYLESDKHTGIGRFGMGLPSSSISQCQRVDVWSWTDSVENALYTYLDIDEIKEKQITEVPTPTSKQIPQVWRQVGKSFRNSGTLVVWSKIDRCMWRTGKAIINNSELLIGRIYRRFLHKGDVQIRLVTFDLEDLYYSSKIDQNALPNDPMYLMEKTSCPEPFSNRSMFIPWEDSEDDIVKFPYLLNGKEHIVSVRFSYASEEARQGQNPGGKLHGKHASKNLGVSIVRAGRELELDAGMVNTHDPTERWWGVEVEFPPALDEIFGVTNNKQSARNFKEFLEIDLDSLVEDDKTIHEYIQELEQSNDPNALLIKIVHKIDNNLSLIRKLLKNQTKGTRKDNSNKRHDPYKVEESATLVTRERQRKGYAGESDKTEILPIPQKKAEIKETLINDGFTETQATEIADITVENNFKYTWTKAYLDDNDAFFSVKSKGGSVMVTLNMNHPAYNNLVEILEKNVEDADIETLKNRLINALDGLELLIMAWARYEDELPPGELKQNASRARRDWGLVAGEFLRNE; encoded by the coding sequence ATGACCCAGAAAACTCATGAAATTGTACCTGCTCACCTAGCTGTTACTGCAATGCGAGATAACGGCTATAAAAATGCTGCCTATGCGATCGCAGAATTAATGGACAATGCCATCCAAGCAGGAGCCACTCAAGTAGAATTACTTTGTGGTGAAGTCAAAAATAAAACAGGACAAAGAGCCACTAATCAAATTCATCAAATAGGTGTGTTAGACAATGGCAGTGGCATGAGTGCCGATGTTTTACGCCTTGCCTTACAATTTGGTAATGGCACATATCTAGAGTCGGATAAACATACAGGTATTGGTCGCTTCGGCATGGGATTACCCTCATCTTCGATTTCCCAATGCCAGAGAGTCGATGTTTGGTCATGGACTGATAGCGTAGAAAATGCGCTTTATACCTATTTGGATATTGATGAAATCAAAGAAAAACAAATTACGGAAGTTCCTACGCCCACTTCAAAACAAATTCCTCAAGTATGGCGACAAGTAGGGAAGAGTTTTCGTAACTCAGGAACTTTAGTGGTTTGGTCAAAAATTGATCGCTGTATGTGGCGTACAGGCAAGGCAATTATCAATAATTCAGAATTATTAATTGGTAGGATATACCGTCGCTTTCTTCATAAAGGTGATGTTCAAATTAGACTGGTCACTTTTGATTTGGAGGACTTATACTATAGCTCTAAAATTGATCAAAATGCTTTACCGAATGATCCAATGTATTTAATGGAGAAAACATCTTGTCCGGAGCCCTTTTCAAATCGTTCCATGTTTATTCCTTGGGAAGATAGTGAAGATGATATTGTAAAATTTCCTTATCTTTTGAATGGCAAAGAGCATATTGTTTCAGTTAGATTCTCCTATGCCAGCGAAGAGGCTCGTCAAGGTCAAAATCCCGGTGGAAAGCTTCATGGTAAACACGCATCAAAAAACTTAGGCGTTTCAATTGTCAGGGCTGGAAGAGAGCTAGAGCTTGATGCGGGAATGGTAAATACCCACGATCCAACTGAGCGTTGGTGGGGAGTTGAAGTCGAATTCCCTCCTGCCCTGGATGAAATTTTTGGTGTAACTAATAATAAACAATCTGCACGCAATTTTAAAGAATTTCTTGAAATAGACTTAGATTCATTAGTAGAAGATGACAAAACTATTCATGAATATATTCAAGAATTAGAGCAAAGTAACGATCCGAACGCTCTATTGATTAAAATTGTTCATAAAATAGATAATAATTTGTCTTTAATTCGCAAATTATTAAAAAATCAAACCAAAGGCACAAGAAAAGACAACTCTAACAAACGCCATGATCCTTACAAAGTAGAAGAATCAGCAACTCTTGTGACTAGAGAGCGTCAAAGAAAAGGCTATGCTGGAGAAAGTGATAAAACAGAAATTTTACCAATACCTCAAAAGAAAGCGGAAATTAAAGAGACATTAATTAATGATGGATTTACAGAAACTCAAGCAACAGAAATCGCAGATATCACTGTAGAAAATAATTTCAAATATACTTGGACAAAAGCTTACCTTGACGATAATGATGCATTCTTCTCTGTTAAATCTAAAGGGGGGTCTGTGATGGTCACCCTCAATATGAATCATCCGGCATATAACAATTTAGTTGAAATTTTAGAAAAAAATGTAGAAGATGCTGACATCGAAACTCTAAAAAATAGATTGATTAATGCATTAGATGGTCTAGAATTACTCATCATGGCTTGGGCAAGATATGAAGACGAATTACCTCCAGGAGAATTAAAGCAAAATGCAAGCCGTGCTAGGAGAGATTGGGGTTTAGTTGCTGGAGAATTCTTGAGAAACGAATAA